GTACTCGATAAGAAATTTGGTTCTCCACTTATAACAAATGATGGAGTTACAATAGCAAAGGAAATAGAACTAGAGGAACCTTATGAAAATATGGGAGCACAGCTTGTAAAGGAAGTTGCTACAAAAACTAATGATGTGGCAGGAGATGGAACAACTACAGCTACATTACTTGCCCAGGCCATAATAAGAGAAGGATTAAAAAATGTTACGGCTGGAGCAAATCCTATGCTTATAAGACAGGGCATAAAAATAGCAGTAGATAAGGCTGTAGAAGAAATAAAGAAGGTTTCAAGGACTGTAAAAGGTAAAGAAGATATAGCAAGGATTGCTGCTATATCAGCTTCTGATGAAGAAATAGGCAAATTGATAGCTGATGCTATGGAAAAAGTGGGCAATGAAGGAGTTATAACTGTTGAAGAATCAAAGACCATGGGAACAGAATTAGATGTAGTTGAAGGTATGGAATTTGACAGAGGTTATTTAAGTGCATATATGGTAACTGATACGGAAAAAATGGAAGCGCTATTAGATGATCCTTATATTTTAATTACAGATAAAAAAATATCCACTATTCAGGATATACTTCCATTACTGGAGAAGATAGTACAACAGGGTAAAAAATTACTTATAATAGCTGAAGATGTTGAAGGAGAAGCACTTACAACTTTAGTTGTTAATAAATTAAGGGGAACATTTACTTGCGTTGCAGTAAAGGCACCAGGTTTTGGTGATAGAAGAAAGGAAATGCTCCAGGACATAGCAACACTTACTGATGGTAAGGTAATATCAGAAGAACTAGGAAGAGATTTAAAGGAAGTTTCATTAGAAGATCTCGGAAGAGCAGAGTCAGTAAAAATTGATAAAGAAAACACTACCATAGTAAATGGAAGAGGGGATAAAAAATCCATACAAGATAGAGTATCCCAGATTAAAGCACAGATAGAAGAAACTACTTCCGAATTTGATAAGGAAAAGTTACAGGAAAGACTTGCAAAACTTTCAGGCGGAGTAGCTGTAATAAAGGTTGGAGCAGCAACAGAAACTGAATTGAAAGAGAAGAAAATGAGAATAGAAGATGCCCTTGCAGCTACAAAAGCTGGTGTTGAAGAGGGTATGGGACCAGGAGGAGGAACTGCATATGTAAATGCAATCCCAGAGGTTTCAAAACTTACTTCAGATATAGCTGATGTAAAAGTTGGTATAGACATAATAACAAAGGCATTAGAAGAACCAGTTAGACAGATAGCAGCTAATGCAGGAGTAGAAGGTTCCGTAATAATTGAAAAAGTTAAAAACAGTGAAGCTGGTATAGGATATGATGTGTTAACTGATAAATATGTAAACATGATAGACAATGGAATTGTTGATCCTACTAAAGTAACAAGATCTGCACTTCAAAATGCAGCATCTGTAGCAGCTACATTCTTAACTACAGAGGCAGCAGTGGTAGATATACCAGAAAAGAATAATGCTGCAGGATTGCCAGGAGCACCAGGAATGGGCGGAATGGACGGAATGTATTAAAAAAATATGTATAACTTAAAACAAAAAACTAACCCGATATCTATTTAGATATCGGGTTAGTTTTTTGTTTTAAGAATATTATAAATTCACGTTGACAAAAACTAAAAAATTGAATAAAATAGTGTAAATAGTTAATAAGATAGAGAGAAATATATTAAAATTCGTAAAAAATTAAATAAGTTCTTTATTCAATTCATATATCCTGAATGTGGTAGGGAAATGTCTGCAGGAAACCATAAATTTCTGAATGTTATTGGAATTATTATGGTAAAGTCATATTAATTTTCTTTAAGTGAATTTAATATGTTTTTTTTATTACGTTATATTTTAAGAATATTTTATAAAATAATTTAGAATTGGAGTGATTTTAAGTGGCAAAGATTTTAAAAGAAGCATATACTTTTGACGATGTGCTTTTAGTACCAAATAAATCTGAAGTTTTACCTGGAGAAGTTCTATTAAATACTAACTTAACTAAAAATATAAAATTAAATATACCTCTTATCAGTGCTAGTATGGACACGGTTACGGATTCAAAAATGGCTATTGCTATGGCAAGAGAAGGAGGCCTTGGAATAATACATAAAAATATGTCTATAGAACACCAGGCCATGGAAGTGGACAAAGTAAAAAGACAGGAAAATGGTGTAATTACAGATCCATTTTATCTTTCACCGGATAATAGTATAAATGACGCATTAGCACTTATGAGCAAATATAGAATATCGGGTATTCCAATTACCGTAAATTATAAATTGGTAGGTATAATTACAAACAGAGATATAATCTTTGAAACAGATTATGATAGAAAGATATCAGAAGTTATGACCAGTAAAAATCTTATAACAGCTCCGGAAAACACTACTATTGAAGAAGCAAAGGAAATACTGAAGACTCATAAAATAGAAAAACTTCCACTAGTAGATGGTAACAATAATTTAAGAGGGCTTATAACTATAAAGGATATAGAAAAAGTAAAAAAATTTCCTAATGGAGCAAAGGATGTAAAAGGAAGACTTTTATGCGGTGCTGCGGTAGGAGTAACTAAGGATATGATGGACAGAGTAAATGCTTTAGTTAAAGTGGGGGTAGATGTAATAACCGTAGATACATCCCATGGACATTCACAGGGAGTATTGGATGCAGTTAAAATTATAAAAGAAAAATATCCTGATATACAAATTATTGCAGGAAATGTTGCAACTGCAGAAGCTACCAGAGATCTAATTGAAGCGGGTGCAGATGCAGTTAAAGTAGGAATAGGACCTGGTTCTATATGTACTACGAGAATAATATCAGGAGTAGGAGTACCACAGCTTACTGCAGTAATGGATTGTGTAGAAGAAGCTGATAAATATGGCGTTCCAATTATTGCAGATGGAGGAATAAAATATTCAGGAGATATAGTAAAAGCATTGGCAGCAGGAGCAAAGGTAGTTATGATGGGATCTATGTTTGCAGGTTG
This genomic interval from Clostridium kluyveri contains the following:
- the guaB gene encoding IMP dehydrogenase gives rise to the protein MAKILKEAYTFDDVLLVPNKSEVLPGEVLLNTNLTKNIKLNIPLISASMDTVTDSKMAIAMAREGGLGIIHKNMSIEHQAMEVDKVKRQENGVITDPFYLSPDNSINDALALMSKYRISGIPITVNYKLVGIITNRDIIFETDYDRKISEVMTSKNLITAPENTTIEEAKEILKTHKIEKLPLVDGNNNLRGLITIKDIEKVKKFPNGAKDVKGRLLCGAAVGVTKDMMDRVNALVKVGVDVITVDTSHGHSQGVLDAVKIIKEKYPDIQIIAGNVATAEATRDLIEAGADAVKVGIGPGSICTTRIISGVGVPQLTAVMDCVEEADKYGVPIIADGGIKYSGDIVKALAAGAKVVMMGSMFAGCEEAPGETEIYKGRSYKVYRGMGSLAAMACGSKDRYFQEGNKKLVPEGVEGRVPYKGPLADTIFQLLGGIRSGMGLLGAPTLKDLYEKATFVVQSSAGLRESHPHDISMTREAPNYSIAQ
- the groL gene encoding chaperonin GroEL (60 kDa chaperone family; promotes refolding of misfolded polypeptides especially under stressful conditions; forms two stacked rings of heptamers to form a barrel-shaped 14mer; ends can be capped by GroES; misfolded proteins enter the barrel where they are refolded when GroES binds), with the translated sequence MAKSILFSEDARKRMQEGVDKLANTVKVTLGPKGRNVVLDKKFGSPLITNDGVTIAKEIELEEPYENMGAQLVKEVATKTNDVAGDGTTTATLLAQAIIREGLKNVTAGANPMLIRQGIKIAVDKAVEEIKKVSRTVKGKEDIARIAAISASDEEIGKLIADAMEKVGNEGVITVEESKTMGTELDVVEGMEFDRGYLSAYMVTDTEKMEALLDDPYILITDKKISTIQDILPLLEKIVQQGKKLLIIAEDVEGEALTTLVVNKLRGTFTCVAVKAPGFGDRRKEMLQDIATLTDGKVISEELGRDLKEVSLEDLGRAESVKIDKENTTIVNGRGDKKSIQDRVSQIKAQIEETTSEFDKEKLQERLAKLSGGVAVIKVGAATETELKEKKMRIEDALAATKAGVEEGMGPGGGTAYVNAIPEVSKLTSDIADVKVGIDIITKALEEPVRQIAANAGVEGSVIIEKVKNSEAGIGYDVLTDKYVNMIDNGIVDPTKVTRSALQNAASVAATFLTTEAAVVDIPEKNNAAGLPGAPGMGGMDGMY